A stretch of Pyrenophora tritici-repentis strain M4 chromosome 7, whole genome shotgun sequence DNA encodes these proteins:
- a CDS encoding putative heme peroxidase protein: MYTTLPLLLALSIFYTNAALYHPTIQISLLEHILVDNWGAYASNFSSAIAPCDRYVTQTGTAALTSGRTTAAQWIRVMFHDFITANVSAGTDGLDASIGFETAREENKGSAFNDSFTFWRPFVNGAVSMADLIALGTVMSNNLCGGAQMPYRAGRIDAASAGITTGVPAPETSLEETLTFFDRAGFNAQDAIGLTACGHTMGSVHHGGFPDVVDDSFVTPNNTNGGSNFDTSRAVFDAKVVGEYVHWTGKKGGPLVTSYNDSMKSDLRLYESDGNATMRALLEKGDGFLDACVELMRRAIDTVPGGVRLGEEIAALAVKPVNVTFDFDGQGKLVLSGRIRVLNKAGEERPRSLRLGSGEDEVGVEITAEAETGQSVFGRGSGGYGVTTYFPFSLTGPSTRNATSFSVSGAGVQQTFSVSSQSFVVPSLTSLQRISLNATVAIPTSSSCDDLTVRVAAPFSQPGTLAPKMSEEHISMAEATNKADGYKLCAGTELLDQLPTGLLIVEASIGETIVDSLLVDGGMAGW, translated from the exons ATGTACACTAccctccctctcctcctcGCCTTATCCATCTTCTACACAAATGCAGCCCTCTACCACCCCACCATTCAAATCTCTCTCCTCGAACACATCCTCGTCGATAACTGGGGCGCCTACGCCTCAAACTTCTCCTCTGCAATCGCACCCTGCGACCGCTATGTAACGCAAACCGGAACCGCAGCTCTAACCAGCGGCCGCACAACAGCTGCACAATGGATACGCGTCATGTTCCACGATTTCATCACCGCTAACGTGAGCGCTGGAACAGATGGTTTGGATGCGAGTATAGGATTTGAGACGGCGCGGGAGGAAAACAAGGGCAGTGCGTTTAACGACAGTTTTACGTTTTGGAGACCGTTTGTTAATGGGGCTGTATCAA TGGCCGATCTCATAGCCCTCGGAACAGTAATGTCAAACAACCTCTGCGGCGGAGCACAAATGCCGTACCGCGCCGGTCGCATCGATGCCGCCTCCGCAGGTATCACAACCGGTGTGCCCGCCCCAGAAACCTCGCTCGAGGAAACTCTCACCTTCTTCGACCGCGCGGGCTTCAACGCCCAAGACGCCATTGGCCTCACAGCTTGCGGTCACACAATGGGTTCTGTACACCACGGCGGCTTCCCGGACGTCGTAGATGACTCATTCGTGACGCCGAATAACACAAACGGCGGCAGTAACTTTGACACCTCACGCGCTGTGTTCGATGCAAAAGTCGTAGGCGAATATGTGCATTGGACGGGGAAAAAAGGCGGGCCCTTAGTTACGTCGTATAACGATAGTATGAAGTCTGATCTCCGGTTGTATGAGAGCGATGGTAACGCTACTATGCGCGCGTTGTTGGAGAAAGGAGATGGGTTTTTGGATGCGTGTGTGGAGCTTATGCGGAGGGCGATTGATACGGTGCCTGGTGGTGTGCGACTTGGTGAAGAGATTGCGGCTCTGGCGGTTAAGCCGGTTAATGTGACGTTTGACTTTGATGGGCAGGGGAAGTTGGTGCTTTCGGGGAGGATTAGAGTGCTGAATAAGGCGGGAGAGGAGAGGCCGAGATCACTTCGGCTTGGTTCAGGCGAGGATGAGGTTGGTGTGGAAATTACTGCTGAAGCAGAGACTGGTCAGTCTGTATTTGGGAGAGGGAGTGGTGGGTATGGAGTTACAACTTATTTCCCCTTTTCGCTCACTGGGCCATCCACAAGGAATGCTACTTCCTTCTCTGTGAGCGGCGCGGGCGTACAGCAAACGTTTTCTGTCAGCAGCCAGAGTTTCGTTGTACCAAGCCTGACCTCTCTGCAGAGGATATCACTCAACGCTACGGTTGCGATACCGACGTCGAGCTCCTGCGACGATTTGACGGTACGTGTTGCAGCACCCTTTTCGCAACCAGGAACCTTGGCGCCGAAGATGAGCGAGGAGCATATTTCGATGGCCGAAGCTACGAACAAGGCCGACGGGTATAAGCTTTGTGCGGGTACCGAACTCTTGGATCAGTTGCCAACCGGCTTGCTCATCGTTGAAGCTTCAATAGGAGAAACGATTGTTGATTCACTGTTAGTCGATGGAGGCATGGCAGGATGGTAA
- a CDS encoding PcbC, Isopenicillin N synthase and related dioxygenase codes for MAQPAHRSDQTTYDEARNGAAAYLQSRLAAKDNASDTNFIIPVIDLTRSFSESLADRRAVAAQIREACTTSGFFYITKHNVPKPACDGILKQAERFVHYLPLAKKEELHVEKSKFSLGWEPSEYTSIAGDKEKKEIFNFAYEAALDRTGGDGEYRELDGSAGESNVWPKEEDLPGFHAAIKEYYGAVLDLARHLFRLFALSLDLPDYFDPMTTHPGGNARLIYYPPPKISQPDSLAPTPEEQIGLGAHSDYQCFTLLLTSTTPGLEILKPSGQWHITSYIPNSLIVNVADFFMRWTNGLYKSTVHRVVNRSAEARYSVPFFFSVNYDTVIETLPTCLKDGEESKWKPIKAGEYILERVNATTAYGAI; via the exons ATGGCACAACCAGCTCACAGGTCAGATCAAACGACATACGACGAAGCCCGAAACGGCGCCGCTGCGTATCTACAGTCAAGACTTGCAGCAAAAGACAATGCGTCTGATACGAACTTCATCATACCCGTCATTGACCTGACGCGATCCTTTTCGGAATCTCTTGCAGATCGTCGGGCAGTCGCGGCCCAGATCCGAGAAGCATGCACAACCTCTGGGTTCTTCTACATCACCAAGCACAATGTGCCCAAGCCAGCTTGCGATGGAATATTGAAGCAAGCGGAACGTTTCGTCCATTATCTGCCTCTCGCAAAGAAGGAGGAACTGCATGTGGAAAAAAGCAAATTTAGCCTGGGGTGGGAGCCAAGCGAGTATACTTCCATCGCTGGCGACAAGGAGAAAAAAGAAATCTTCAACTTTGCATACGAAGCAGCATTGGATCGTACAGGAGGTGATGGGGAATATCGAGAGCTGGATGGTTCCGCTGGCGAAAGCAACGTTTGGCCCAAAGAGGAGGATTTACCGGGATTCCACGCGGCCATCAAAGAGTACTATGGCGCT GTTCTTGATCTTGCTCGTCATCTATTCCGCCTCTTTGCGCTCTCGCTCGATCTCCCTGACTACTTCGACCCCATGACCACGCATCCAGGCGGCAACGCAAGACTCATATACTACCCACCTCCGAAAATTTCCCAACCGGACAGTCTGGCGCCCACTCCAGAAGAGCAGATCGGTCTAGGAGCGCACTCGGACTACCAATGTTTCACACTCCTCCTCACCTCCACCACTCCCGGTCTCGAAATCCTCAAGCCATCCGGACAATGGCATATCACTTCATACATCCCAAACTCACTCATAGTGAACGTAGCGGATTTCTTCATGCGCTGGACGAATGGGCTATACAAGAGCACTGTACATAGGGTTGTCAATCGCAGTGCCGAGGCGCGGTACAGTGTCCCATTCTTCTTCTCGGTCAATTACGACACAGTTATCGAGACATTACCGACTTGCTTGAAGGATGGAGAGGAGAGTAAATGGAAGCCGATCAAGGCGGGGGAGTATATACTGGAGAGGGTCAATGCTACGACAGCGTACGGCGCGATTTAA
- a CDS encoding Transferase domain containing protein, giving the protein MPKSGQKELELSFIDQQPHIRVYGRYYVIFPFPGRKIENAAINALRTGFKEVLRRYPYLAGTVDMPDASSGQLRVLYPDPINNIDKEAERVFTASNYSAKDPTFDYNKLQKDSFLPEDLPAKVFCPKLVKYHPGLDDGDPFAEHATSMRKGPLPVFATQASFIPKGLVLSVWFYHAVTDGNGNARILEVWSNAVRSLRNAGRTGLSTMAIRPRKTLEDPSSARRKLVDRACDPGPPTLQQVKRHPLRQNTDYKVITKMFRFSSAEVNDLREALCTYLSGSNKPNVSRFATLTAIIWAYIIRARLPLLKASKNTQSALAIVVDLRKHLGSSCSSPEYLGNLVISSIATWKLPHTKTVAHADDTVPLQELISGLEVGQKIKSPTIPTSVPHNDHLKSLASFASQISTTTRAVNKKWATTELSQVLHHPSTAQQASLEYSNGPDLYITSWMHMGADRKWDIPGADSSQATAIRRSAWVSEGGITVLPRKKDGEGGEGVPYEVMISLAEADMEAFEEGVEEDGWLELGKGDEMGVEDGGLPPMDGCDNSPWMPRSTL; this is encoded by the coding sequence ATGCCTAAGAGTGGCCAGAAAGAGCTGGAGCTGTCCTTCATCGATCAACAGCCGCATATCCGCGTCTACGGTCGTTACTACGTCATCTTTCCTTTCCCAGGCCGCAAAATCGAGAATGCCGCCATCAACGCGCTTAGAACTGGATTTAAGGAGGTTTTGAGAAGATATCCATATCTTGCAGGCACAGTGGACATGCCTGATGCTTCCTCGGGACAGCTCCGAGTTCTCTACCCTGACCCTATCAACAATATAGACAAAGAAGCAGAACGGGTATTCACGGCCAGCAACTATTCTGCCAAGGATCCAACGTTCGATTACAACAAGCTCCAGAAAGATTCATTCCTGCCAGAAGACCTTCCAGCCAAAGTCTTCTGCCCGAAGCTGGTCAAATATCACCCCGGACTAGATGACGGTGACCCTTTCGCAGAACACGCTACTAGTATGCGCAAGGGACCTTTGCCAGTCTTCGCTACACAAGCCTCGTTCATTCCGAAAGGTCTAGTCCTCAGTGTATGGTTCTATCATGCAGTCACTGATGGCAATGGCAACGCAAGGATCCTAGAAGTCTGGAGCAACGCCGTCAGAAGTTTAAGAAACGCGGGACGTACAGGCTTGTCAACAATGGCTATACGTCCACGCAAGACCTTAGAGGATCCTTCATCAGCACGTCGCAAACTCGTAGATCGAGCATGCGACCCAGGCCCACCCACACTTCAGCAGGTCAAGCGTCACCCTCTTCGTCAGAATACAGACTACAAAGTTATTACCAAGATGTTCCGCTTTTCATCCGCTGAGGTCAACGATCTCAGGGAAGCTCTTTGCACATACCTCTCGGGGTCGAACAAACCTAACGTTTCACGCTTTGCAACACTCACTGCAATCATTTGGGCGTATATAATCCGCGCTCGCCTACCGCTACTCAAAGCTTCAAAGAATACTCAGTCAGCTCTTGCAATCGTCGTGGATCTACGCAAACACCTAGGGTCTTCATGTTCTTCGCCAGAATATCTCGGTAACCTCGTCATCTCCTCGATCGCCACATGGAAACTGCCCCACACGAAAACTGTAGCCCATGCAGATGATACAGTACCGTTGCAAGAGCTGATTTCAGGGCTTGAGGTGGGTCAAAAGATCAAATCTCCTACCATACCTACGTCCGTGCCGCATAACGACCATCTCAAGTCTCTCGCCTCTTTCGCGTCCCAAATCTCCACCACAACCCGCGCTGTCAATAAAAAATGGGCCACTACAGAGCTCAGCCAAGTCCTTCACCACCCTTCAACAGCACAACAGGCCTCTCTTGAATACTCTAACGGCCCGGACTTGTACATCACGAGCTGGATGCACATGGGTGCGGATCGAAAATGGGACATCCCTGGCGCCGACAGTAGTCAGGCGACGGCGATACGACGCTCAGCTTGGGTCAGCGAGGGTGGAATTACTGTCTTGCCGAGGAAGAAGGATGGAGAAGGTGGTGAAGGGGTGCCGTATGAAGTCATGATCAGTCTTGCAGAAGCAGATATGGAAGCTTTCGAAGAGGGTGTGGAGGAAGATGGATGGTTGGAATTGGGTAAGGGTGATGAAATGGGCGTGGAGGATGGCGGATTGCCGCCGATGGACGGGTGCGATAATAGCCCATGGATGCCTCGGTCTACACTCTAA
- a CDS encoding NarK, Nitrate-nitrite transporter: protein MSINETEPLLSYHEAQRERTEQLLAHEITASAQDHEDYPVDHGKVAWMQVLGGFILFANSWGLPNAFGVFQTYYVDTLMPGQDAASIAWIGSIQLFFTTIGCLPGGVLLDRGYLKSIIAVGTFLEILGLLLTSFFHGFWPIFFAQGVCMGIGSGLMALVPVAVLAMFFEKKRMVATGLASTGASVAGIAYTLSMRSLFTSVGFAWAVRIFAAIILLTNAVAFVVMRLQLQYGSKGSSFGFHHFKDLPYAVFVVAFTLFVASTFVPFFFIQEYAIKLSVEKDMAFNLLSIMNAANIFGRFVPNFVADRYGGVNTLFPLTIACIITLCTLPLVRDFNGLVAISIAYGFLSGGVIIIPGPTITDLTPNKSEIGVRLGLAYLVAAFGGLLGNPAAGAIKGQGNGAVENFKGVWFFAVGVMGAGAVALVVTRWAKLGSAWALGRV from the exons ATGTCTATCAACGAAACAGAACCGCTGCTATCGTACCACGAGGCGCAGCGTGAAAGAACAGAGCAATTGCTTGCACACGAAATCACAGCAAGCGCGCAGGACCATGAGGATTATCCCGTCGATCATGGGAAGGTTGCTTGGATGCAAGTGCTGGGTGGGTTTATCTTGTTTGCGAATAGCTG GGGTCTACCAAATGCCTTTGGTGTCTTCCAAACATACTATGTCGACACGCTGATGCCAGGGCAAGATGCCGCAAGTATCGCGTGGATCGGTTCTATCCAGCTCTTCTTCACCACCATTGGTTGTCTCCCCGGTGGTGTACTTCTCGATCGCGGGTACCTCAAGAGTATCATTGCTGTCGGCACTTTTCTGGAGATCCTGGGCTTACTGTTGACGTCGTTTTTCCACGGCTTCTGGCCAATTTTCTTCGCTCAAGGTGTTTGCATGGGGATCGGTAGCGGGCTTATGGCGCTCGTGCCTGTGGCTGTGCTTGCCATGTTCtttgagaagaagaggatggTTGCTACGGGTCTGGCGTCGACCGGGGCGAGTGTTGCTGGTATTGCGTATACGCTTTCTATGCGCTCACTGTTTACCAGTGTGGGGTTTGCGTGGGCTGTGAGAATCTTCGCGGCTATTATACTGCTTACGAATGCTGTAGCTTTTGTGGTCATGAGGCTGCAGCTGCAGTATGGATCCAAGGGCTCCAGTTTTGGGTTTCATCACTTCAAGGACCTGCCGTACGCGGTGTTTGTGGTGGCCTTTACGCTCTTCGTTGCTTCGACTTTCGTGCCATTCTTCTTCATCCAGGAGTACGCTATCAAGTTAAGTGTGGAGAAGGATATGGCGTTCAACTTGCTGAGCATCATGAACGCGGCCAACATATTCGGTCGATTTGTTCCGAACTTTGTCGCTGATCG ATACGGCGGCGTTAACACTCTCTTTCCTTTGACAATCGCGTGCATCATCACTCTCTGCACACTCCCACTTGTTCGGGACTTCAACGGTCTTGTAGCCATCAGTATTGCGTATGGATTCCTCTCGGGTGGTGTCATTATCATCCCTGGTCCTACTATCACCGATCTTACACCCAACAAATCCGAGATCGGTGTTCGATTAGGTCTCGCATATCTTGTTGCTGCATTTGGTGGACTACTCGGTAACCCTGCTGCTGGTGCTATCAAAGGACAAGGAAATGGGGCAGTTGAGAACTTCAAAGGCGTTTGGTTCTTTGCCGTAGGAGTGATGGGTGCAGGTGCTGTTGCGCTTGTTGTAACGAGGTGGGCGAAGCTGGGTAGTGCCTGGGCCTTGGGCAGGGTTTGA